In a single window of the Lasioglossum baleicum chromosome 10, iyLasBale1, whole genome shotgun sequence genome:
- the Ter94 gene encoding transitional endoplasmic reticulum ATPase TER94: MGEQKSGEDLATAILRKKDKPNRLLVDEAIADDNSVVALSQAKMDELQLFRGDTVLLKGKRRKETVCIVLSDDTCPDEKIRMNRVIRNNLRVRLSDVVSVHACPEVKYGKRIHVLPLDDTITGLTGNLFEIYLKPYFLEAYRPINKDDNFIVRGGMRAIEFKVVETDPGPFCIVAPDTVIHCEGDPIKREEEEEALNAVGYDDIGGVRKQLAQIKEMVELPLRHPSLFKAIGVKPPRGILLYGPPGTGKTLIARAVANETGAFFFLINGPEIMSKLAGESESNLRKAFEEAEKNSPAIIFIDELDAIAPKREKTHGEVERRIVSQLLTLMDGMKQSSHVIVMAATNRPNSIDAALRRFGRFDKEIDIGIPDATGRLEILRIHTKNMKLADDVELEEIASETHGHVGADLASLCSEAALQQIREKMDLIDLEDDHIDAEVLSSLAVTMDNFKYAMTKSSPSALRETIVEVPNVTWDDIGGLKNVKMELQELVQYPVEHPEKFLKFGMQPSRGVLFYGPPGCGKTLLAKAIANECQANFISVKGPELLTMWFGESEANVRDVFDKARSAAPCVLFFDELDSIAKSRGGTVGDAGGAADRVINQILTEMDGMGAKKNVFIIGATNRPDIIDPAILRPGRLDQLIYIPLPDEKSREAIFRANLRKSPVAKDVELSYIAKVTHGFSGADITEICQRACKLAIRQSIETEIRREKERANNPSASMDMDEDDPVPEITRAHFEEAMRFARRSVSDNDIRKYEMFAQTLQQSRGFGTNFRFPQSGASGTQDTTQGDPTFQDDGDDDLYS; this comes from the exons ATGGGTGAACAGAAGAG CGGTGAGGATTTGGCAACAGCAATCCTTCGAAAGAAGGATAAGCCGAACAGATTATTAGTCGATGAAGCGATCGCAGATGATAATTCTGTTGTGGCTCTATCTCAAGCAAAGATGGATGAACTGCAATTGTTCAGAGGAGATACAGTGCTACTGAAAGGCAAACGGCGTAAAGAAACCGTATGCATTGTACTTTCTGACGATACTTGTCCTGATGAAAAGATTCGTATGAATCGTGTGATTAGAAACAACTTACGAGTACGCTTAAGCGATGTTGTTTCCGTACATGCGTGTCCAGAAGTGAAATACGGGAAACGTATTCACGTACTGCCATTAGATGATACCATTACTGGTCTTACAGG aaatttgttcgaaatataTTTGAAGCCATACTTTTTGGAAGCATATCGTCCTATTAATAAAGATGACAATTTCATTGTACGTGGTGGCATGCGAGCCATAGAATTTAAAGTTGTAGAAACAGATCCTGGGCCATTCTGTATTGTTGCTCCGGACACAGTTATTCATTGCGAAGGTGATCCGATAAAAAGAGAG gaagaagaagaagcattgAATGCAGTGGGTTACGATGATATCGGTGGAGTTCGCAAACAGTTAGCTCAAATTAAGGAAATGGTAGAGTTACCATTGCGACATCCGTCTTTGTTCAAAGCTATCGGTGTTAAACCACCCCGCGGTATTCTCTTATATGGGCCACCTGGTACAGGAAAAACGCTCATCGCACGTGCTGTGGCAAATGAAACAGGCGCATTCTTTTTCCTTATTAATG GTCCTGAAATAATGAGCAAACTTGCCGGAGAATCTGAAAGTAATTTAAGGAAAGCGTTCGAGGAAGCTGAGAAAAATTCACCAGCTATTATTTTCATCGATGAACTCGATGCGATCGCCCCGAAACGAGAAAAG ACACACGGAGAGGTAGAGAGACGTATAGTGTCACAACTGCTCACTTTAATGGACGGCATGAAACAAAGTTCTCATGTCATTGTAATGGCTGCCACCAATCGTCCTAACAGCATTGACGCAGCATTACGTCGTTTCGGGCGTTTCGATAAAGAAATTGATATTGGAATACCCGATGCTACTGGTCGCTTAGAGATTTTAAGAATTCATACGAAAAACATGAAGCTTGCTGATGACGTCGAATTAGAAGAG ATCGCATCAGAAACTCATGGTCATGTCGGAGCTGATTTAGCTTCATTATGCTCCGAAGCAGCATTGCAACAAATTCGTGAAAAAATGGACCTTATTGATTTAGAAGATGATCATATAGATGCTGAAGTTTTGTCTTCTCTTGCCGTTACTATGGATAATTTCAAG TACGCGATGACTAAGAGCAGTCCAAGTGCTTTACGAGAAACCATCGTGGAGGTTCCAAATGTTACTTGGGACGATATTGGTGGTTTGAAAAACGTTAAAATGGAATTACAGGAATTGGTACAG TATCCAGTTGAACATCCTGAAAAATTCCTCAAGTTTGGCATGCAGCCATCGCGAGGGGTGTTGTTTTATGGACCCCCTGGTTGTGGTAAAACTTTATTGGCTAAAGCCATAGCCAATGAATGTCaagcaaattttatttctgtaaaAGGACCAGAATTGTTAACTATGTGGTTCGGCGAATCTGAAGCCAATGTCAGGGATGTTTTCGATAAA GCGAGATCAGCAGCTCCTTGCGTATTATTCTTCGATGAACTTGATTCTATCGCAAAATCTCGAGGTGGCACAGTAGGAGATGCCGGTGGTGCAGCAGACCGCGTGATAAATCAAATCTTAACTGAGATGGATGGAATGGGAGCGAAAAAGAATGTATTCATCATAGGAGCTACTAATCGACCTGATATTATTGATCCTGCTATTTTACGACCTGGTAGATTAGACCAGTTGATTTATATACCATTACCAGATGAGAAATCGCGTGAAGCCATTTTCAGAGCTAATCTCCGAAAATCGCCCGTAGCTAAG GATGTAGAGCTAAGCTATATAGCTAAGGTAACACATGGTTTTTCGGGTGCTGATATAACAGAAATTTGTCAACGTGCTTGTAAGCTCGCTATAAGGCAAAGtattgaaactgaaattcgaaggGAAAAGGAACGTGCCAACAATCCATCCGCATCTATGGAT ATGGACGAAGATGATCCTGTGCCAGAAATAACCAGAGCACACTTTGAGGAAGCGATGAGGTTTGCTCGACGTTCAGTGTCCGATAACGATATTCGAAAATATGAAATGTTTGCACAAACGCTTCAGCAGTCGCGTGGATTCGGAACTAATTTCAG ATTTCCACAAAGCGGAGCAAGCGGTACTCAAGATACAACGCAAGGTGATCCTACCTTCCAAGATGACGGTGACGATGATCTTTATAGCTAA
- the LOC143213164 gene encoding leptin receptor gene-related protein: MTFVILGCALPQYNVWWPFFVVLFYVLAPIPTIVVRRREEYDNGMTNNSGLELAIFITMGFFISSFALPIVLARSPASGPVIQWGACYLTLAANIVVYLTLFGFFSIFEQEDTW; the protein is encoded by the exons ATGACATTTGTCATACTGGGCTGTGCACTACCGCAATATAA CGTCTGGTGGCCattttttgttgtattattCTATGTGTTGGCACCAATACCGACTATAGTGGTACGTCGACGTGAAGAATACGATAATGGAATGACTAATAATTCAGGTTTGGAACTGGCTATATTCATCACTATGGGATTTTTTATATCATCCTTTGCTCTTCCTATTGTATTGGCAAGATCTCCAGCTAGTGGTCCAGTG ATTCAATGGGGTGCTTGTTACTTGACTTTAGCAGCTAATATTGTTGTGTATTTAACTCTATTCGGATTTTTCTCAATCTTCGAACAGGAAGATACATGGTGA